In Halomarina salina, one DNA window encodes the following:
- a CDS encoding heterodisulfide reductase-related iron-sulfur binding cluster has translation MTNFGQTGPEVLQTRPTFWRIGPVGEVLFYAAAVLTVVWFLWGVYSRFARYGAGEPDHAARLDDLPGRIARAAKQVFTNEKQFNRDFVGGVMHAFIMWGFLTLLIGTTILAIDMDIWTKALGQESFFQGAFYLSYSLVMDAMGLLFVVGVGIALYRRYGLRMDRLWDRHNDHWDAFLVWSLFLLGVGGYVVEGLRILGTGFPEHETVSFVGWFLARVFQMGGMSESMATFLYPFSWWSHALLAFGFIVAVPMGKPFHMISSFANVVTNDDKAGKRLPSIPTDLDHTNAEDIDDFSWKDILDQDACTKCGRCSSVCPAKASDRPLDPRNVILDLKSYREKLDAGETEQKPIVADGGDSVIDAETMESCMACMACMDACPVDIEHLTSFTRMNRQLTDEGELQPSMQDVFQNVMQKDNTFGDPNRKRADWTEDLDFEVTDAREEPVDYLWYVGDYPSFDDRNKKVARSLATIFEASDVSVGILYDDEVYDGNDVRRVGEEFLFLEQAGTLVDSFEACEFDTLVCTDPHSYNTFKNEYPEIDFDEFADDPMMEFDVEGFWNRRGEVEVLHYTQAVQRLVDAGSIPLSGTELDYTVTYHDPCHLGRYNDEYEAPRDLVRATGCDLHEMPRNRANSFCCGGGGGGLWMEYDEDPKPSEERLREALEDTDAGASVEKFVVACPMCMTMYEDGRKTGDYEDDIEIVGLSELLAEAIEARGVTVGDSSTEAGESAPADD, from the coding sequence ATGACAAACTTCGGGCAGACGGGACCGGAGGTGCTCCAGACGCGGCCGACGTTCTGGCGCATCGGTCCGGTCGGCGAGGTGCTGTTCTACGCAGCCGCCGTCCTCACCGTCGTCTGGTTCCTCTGGGGTGTCTACAGTCGGTTCGCGCGCTACGGGGCTGGCGAACCGGACCACGCGGCACGGCTCGACGACCTGCCGGGGCGCATCGCCCGCGCCGCCAAGCAGGTGTTCACCAACGAGAAGCAGTTCAACCGCGACTTCGTCGGCGGGGTGATGCACGCGTTCATCATGTGGGGGTTCCTGACGCTGCTCATCGGGACGACCATCCTCGCCATCGACATGGACATCTGGACGAAGGCGCTCGGGCAGGAGTCGTTCTTCCAGGGCGCGTTCTACCTCTCGTACTCGCTCGTGATGGACGCGATGGGCCTGCTGTTCGTCGTCGGGGTGGGTATCGCACTCTACCGCCGGTACGGCCTGCGGATGGACCGCCTCTGGGACCGTCACAACGACCACTGGGACGCCTTCCTCGTCTGGTCGCTGTTCCTGCTCGGCGTCGGCGGCTACGTCGTCGAGGGCCTGCGTATCCTCGGGACGGGCTTCCCCGAGCACGAGACGGTGTCGTTCGTCGGCTGGTTCCTCGCCCGCGTCTTCCAGATGGGAGGGATGAGCGAGAGCATGGCGACGTTCCTCTACCCGTTCAGCTGGTGGTCCCACGCGCTGCTCGCGTTCGGGTTCATCGTCGCCGTGCCGATGGGCAAGCCGTTCCACATGATATCGAGCTTCGCCAACGTCGTCACGAACGACGACAAGGCGGGCAAGCGCCTGCCGAGCATCCCGACGGACCTCGACCACACCAACGCCGAGGACATCGACGACTTCTCCTGGAAGGACATCCTCGACCAGGACGCCTGCACGAAGTGCGGTCGCTGTTCCTCGGTCTGTCCCGCGAAGGCCTCGGACCGGCCGCTCGACCCGCGGAACGTCATCCTCGACCTGAAGAGCTACCGCGAGAAGCTCGACGCCGGGGAGACCGAGCAGAAACCCATCGTCGCCGACGGCGGGGACTCGGTCATCGACGCCGAGACGATGGAGTCCTGCATGGCCTGCATGGCCTGCATGGACGCCTGCCCGGTCGACATCGAGCATCTCACCTCGTTCACGCGGATGAACCGCCAGCTGACCGACGAGGGCGAACTCCAGCCCAGCATGCAGGACGTGTTCCAGAACGTGATGCAGAAGGACAACACGTTCGGCGACCCGAACCGCAAGCGCGCCGACTGGACCGAGGACCTCGACTTCGAGGTCACGGACGCCCGCGAGGAACCCGTCGACTACCTCTGGTACGTCGGCGACTACCCGAGCTTCGACGACCGGAACAAGAAGGTCGCCCGCTCGCTGGCGACCATCTTCGAGGCGAGCGACGTCTCCGTGGGCATCCTCTACGACGACGAGGTGTACGACGGCAACGACGTCCGCCGTGTCGGCGAGGAGTTCCTCTTCCTCGAACAGGCCGGCACGCTCGTCGACTCGTTCGAGGCCTGCGAGTTCGACACGCTCGTCTGCACCGACCCGCACTCGTACAACACGTTCAAGAACGAGTACCCGGAGATCGACTTCGACGAGTTCGCCGACGACCCGATGATGGAGTTCGACGTCGAGGGGTTCTGGAACCGTCGCGGCGAGGTCGAGGTGCTCCACTACACCCAGGCCGTCCAGCGCCTCGTCGACGCCGGGAGCATCCCGCTGTCGGGCACGGAACTCGACTACACCGTCACCTACCACGACCCGTGTCACCTCGGGCGGTACAACGACGAGTACGAGGCCCCGCGTGACCTCGTGCGGGCGACCGGCTGTGACCTCCACGAGATGCCGCGCAACCGCGCCAACTCCTTCTGCTGTGGCGGCGGTGGCGGCGGCCTCTGGATGGAGTACGACGAGGATCCGAAACCGAGCGAGGAGCGCCTCCGCGAGGCGCTGGAGGACACCGACGCGGGCGCGAGCGTCGAGAAGTTCGTCGTCGCCTGCCCGATGTGCATGACGATGTACGAGGACGGCCGCAAGACCGGCGACTACGAGGACGACATCGAGATCGTCGGTCTCTCGGAACTGCTCGCCGAGGCCATCGAGGCCCGCGGCGTCACCGTCGGCGACTCCTCGACTGAGGCTGGCGAGTCTGCGCCCGCAGACGACTGA
- a CDS encoding spore germination protein GerW family protein, which yields MSESEGSEGFFGGGRNFVERLSDAAAVESVYGDPVTVGEKTVIPVARVAFGFGGGAGSNEGMGDADEEFQGGEGWGGGGAVRASPVGVLEVTDSETRWIRYDEGRDHAKWLALGLLVGLFLGRRGKRRAAKRAMRKAEQQRA from the coding sequence ATGAGTGAGAGCGAGGGGAGCGAGGGGTTCTTCGGCGGCGGGCGGAACTTCGTCGAGCGACTGAGCGACGCGGCGGCCGTCGAGTCGGTGTACGGCGACCCGGTCACCGTCGGCGAGAAGACGGTGATTCCGGTCGCCCGCGTCGCGTTCGGGTTCGGCGGCGGCGCCGGGTCGAACGAGGGGATGGGCGACGCGGACGAGGAGTTCCAGGGCGGCGAGGGCTGGGGCGGCGGCGGTGCCGTCCGCGCGTCCCCCGTCGGCGTCCTCGAGGTGACCGACAGCGAGACGCGCTGGATTCGCTACGACGAGGGGCGAGACCACGCGAAGTGGCTGGCGCTCGGTCTGCTCGTCGGCCTCTTCCTGGGTCGTCGCGGGAAGCGCCGCGCGGCGAAACGAGCGATGCGGAAGGCAGAGCAGCAGCGGGCCTGA
- the hemB gene encoding porphobilinogen synthase: MDFTQRPRRLRTDGLRPLVSETSLAPSDFIAPVFVDATTDDRVPIESMPGHDRVPVDEAVGRVEEVLETGVEAVMLFGIPESKDEVGSRAYAEDGVVQRAMRDVTSETDAYVVGDVCLCEYTSHGHCGVVEDHAAEDPTLTVKNDETLDLLARTAVSQADAGADMVAPSSMTDGMVGAIREALDAAGHDDVAIMSYAAKYESAFYGPFRDAADGAPAFGDRRHYQMDPANAREAMREVRLDVEQGADVLMVKPALPYLDVVSDVRREFDHPVAAYNVSGEYAMLHAAAEKGWLDLDAAARESLLSIKRAGADLILTYFAESVAATLSADSRT, translated from the coding sequence ATGGACTTCACGCAGCGACCCCGTCGGCTCCGGACCGACGGACTCCGACCGCTGGTCAGCGAGACGTCGCTCGCGCCGTCGGACTTCATCGCGCCCGTGTTCGTCGACGCGACGACGGACGACCGCGTCCCCATCGAGTCGATGCCGGGCCACGACCGCGTCCCCGTCGACGAGGCCGTCGGCCGCGTCGAGGAGGTGCTGGAGACGGGCGTCGAGGCGGTGATGCTGTTCGGCATCCCCGAGTCGAAGGACGAGGTCGGGTCACGCGCGTACGCGGAGGACGGCGTCGTCCAGCGGGCGATGCGCGACGTGACGAGCGAGACGGACGCGTACGTCGTCGGCGACGTCTGCCTCTGCGAGTACACGAGCCACGGCCACTGTGGCGTCGTCGAGGACCACGCGGCCGAGGACCCGACGCTCACCGTGAAGAACGACGAGACGCTCGACCTGCTCGCGCGCACGGCCGTCTCGCAGGCCGACGCGGGAGCCGACATGGTCGCGCCCTCCAGCATGACCGACGGGATGGTCGGCGCGATTCGGGAGGCACTCGACGCCGCGGGCCACGACGACGTGGCTATCATGAGCTACGCAGCGAAGTACGAGTCGGCGTTCTACGGCCCGTTCCGCGACGCGGCCGACGGCGCGCCCGCGTTCGGCGACCGGCGACACTACCAGATGGACCCCGCGAACGCCCGCGAGGCGATGCGCGAGGTCCGCCTCGACGTCGAACAGGGCGCGGACGTGCTGATGGTGAAACCGGCGCTGCCCTACCTCGACGTCGTCAGCGACGTCCGCCGGGAGTTCGACCACCCCGTCGCGGCGTACAACGTCTCCGGGGAGTACGCGATGCTCCACGCGGCGGCCGAGAAGGGCTGGCTGGACCTCGACGCGGCCGCCCGCGAGTCGCTGCTCTCCATCAAGCGCGCCGGTGCCGACCTCATCCTGACGTACTTCGCAGAAAGCGTTGCCGCAACGCTTTCTGCGGACAGTCGGACGTAG
- a CDS encoding ammonium transporter, with protein sequence MTLLLPLQGDVTQVADAVSAVWVLTVSFLIFFMQPGFALLEAGQVRAKNAGNVVMKNMTDWSMGVIVFFLAGAGISTIAAALTASGTSLDIAGAFAYIDEPSGWVSWLFGAVFAMTAATIVSGAVAERMKFSAYVVYAVAMTAVIYPVIAGFAWGGGLLSADGFLGAAIGVGYKDFAGATVVHALGGIAGLTAAYVVGPRRGRYDSKGKAQPIPGHSVLFAVIGTLILAFGWYGFNVGTQGVLSDGQFMGEALGRVALNTTLAMGAGMLASSLVSYYIEGKPDPLFAANGLLAGLVAITGACAHVTWWGGILIGLIGGAQTPLVYRWVVDNLKIDDVCGVFAVHGSAGFIGTMLIPFFDVAGFSTAQLVMQVAGSVVIAGWTVLTTLVVMYALKYTIGVRVSDEEEELGLDLGEHGLATYPEFTADSGSSPITDGGDVRTDGGDVRTDGGEDE encoded by the coding sequence GTGACGCTCCTGCTCCCCCTCCAGGGCGACGTGACGCAGGTGGCCGACGCGGTCAGCGCGGTGTGGGTGCTGACGGTGTCGTTCCTCATCTTCTTCATGCAGCCGGGGTTCGCGCTGCTGGAGGCCGGACAGGTGCGGGCGAAGAACGCCGGCAACGTCGTGATGAAGAACATGACCGACTGGTCGATGGGCGTCATCGTGTTCTTCCTCGCCGGCGCGGGGATATCGACCATCGCCGCGGCGCTGACCGCCTCCGGCACGTCGCTGGACATCGCCGGGGCGTTCGCGTACATCGACGAGCCGAGCGGGTGGGTCAGCTGGCTGTTCGGTGCGGTGTTCGCCATGACCGCGGCCACCATCGTCTCGGGGGCCGTCGCGGAGCGGATGAAGTTCTCCGCCTACGTCGTCTACGCCGTCGCCATGACGGCGGTCATCTACCCCGTCATCGCGGGCTTCGCGTGGGGCGGCGGTCTGCTGTCGGCCGACGGCTTCCTCGGGGCGGCCATCGGGGTCGGCTACAAGGACTTCGCGGGGGCGACGGTCGTCCACGCTCTGGGTGGCATCGCCGGGCTGACCGCGGCGTACGTCGTCGGCCCACGTCGCGGCCGGTACGACAGTAAGGGGAAGGCCCAGCCGATTCCGGGCCACAGCGTGCTGTTCGCCGTCATCGGGACGCTCATCCTCGCGTTCGGCTGGTACGGCTTCAACGTCGGGACGCAGGGCGTCCTCTCCGACGGGCAGTTCATGGGCGAGGCGCTCGGCCGCGTCGCCCTCAACACGACGCTCGCGATGGGGGCCGGGATGCTGGCCTCCTCGCTCGTCAGCTACTACATCGAGGGGAAACCGGACCCGCTGTTCGCCGCGAACGGCCTGCTCGCCGGTCTCGTCGCCATCACCGGGGCGTGCGCCCACGTCACCTGGTGGGGCGGCATCCTCATCGGTCTCATCGGCGGCGCGCAGACCCCGCTGGTCTACCGCTGGGTGGTCGACAACCTGAAGATCGACGACGTCTGTGGCGTCTTCGCGGTCCACGGCAGCGCGGGGTTCATCGGCACGATGCTCATCCCGTTCTTCGACGTGGCGGGCTTCTCGACGGCGCAGCTCGTGATGCAGGTCGCGGGCTCGGTCGTCATCGCCGGCTGGACGGTGCTGACGACGCTCGTCGTCATGTACGCCCTGAAGTACACCATCGGCGTGCGCGTCTCCGACGAGGAGGAGGAACTGGGCCTGGACCTCGGCGAGCACGGTCTCGCGACCTACCCCGAGTTCACGGCCGACTCCGGCTCGTCGCCCATCACCGACGGCGGCGACGTCCGTACGGATGGCGGCGACGTGCGCACCGACGGAGGTGAGGACGAATGA
- a CDS encoding P-II family nitrogen regulator, whose amino-acid sequence MSAANEGEVKLVVAYIRPDKLSAVKQALVDVGAPSISVTNVSGRGSQPARKGQYRGEEYIVDLHQKVKVECFVAEVPADEVAEAIVEAAKTGDPGDGKVFVMPVESAHQIRTGTTGVDAV is encoded by the coding sequence ATGAGCGCCGCGAACGAGGGCGAGGTGAAACTCGTCGTGGCGTACATCCGGCCCGACAAACTCAGCGCGGTCAAGCAGGCGCTGGTGGACGTCGGCGCGCCGTCCATCTCGGTGACGAACGTCTCCGGTCGCGGCTCGCAGCCGGCCCGCAAGGGCCAGTACCGCGGCGAGGAGTACATCGTCGACCTGCACCAGAAGGTGAAGGTGGAGTGCTTCGTCGCCGAGGTTCCGGCCGACGAGGTGGCGGAGGCCATCGTCGAGGCGGCGAAGACGGGCGATCCCGGTGACGGGAAGGTGTTCGTCATGCCCGTCGAGAGCGCCCACCAGATCCGCACCGGGACGACGGGTGTCGACGCCGTCTGA
- a CDS encoding Lrp/AsnC family transcriptional regulator, whose protein sequence is MSGSLGDSSTDEGEDIRGLDLVAPDDLRERLAAAELSGAVVGYAPRIDYDELGMRTVITRVLARESCVEDVAMDLRGRNVSDVYVVTGEYNIVAIGRFVGEGAFDAFLSRLATDDRVLSVTATVTLDTVCEYDTVGFLEE, encoded by the coding sequence GTGTCCGGTTCGCTCGGCGACTCGTCGACCGACGAGGGTGAGGACATCCGGGGGCTCGACCTCGTCGCTCCCGACGACCTGCGCGAGCGACTCGCCGCGGCCGAGCTCTCGGGTGCGGTCGTCGGCTACGCCCCTCGCATCGACTACGACGAACTCGGGATGCGGACCGTCATCACCCGCGTCCTCGCCCGCGAGTCGTGCGTCGAGGACGTCGCCATGGACCTCCGCGGCCGGAACGTCTCCGACGTGTACGTCGTCACGGGCGAGTACAACATCGTCGCAATCGGACGGTTCGTCGGGGAGGGCGCGTTCGACGCGTTCCTCTCCCGACTGGCGACCGACGACCGCGTGCTGAGCGTGACCGCGACCGTCACGCTCGACACCGTCTGCGAGTACGACACGGTCGGATTCCTGGAGGAGTGA
- a CDS encoding ammonium transporter, whose amino-acid sequence MSVAMQADVAAIADSINAVWVLTVTFLIFFMHAGFAMLEAGQVRSKNVANQLTKNMLTWSVGVTVFFLVGQGVGNVVGGNAAPFGYVNDPNAWVGWLFGAVFAMTAATIVSGAVAGRAKLRAYVTYTIVLAAVIYPVVLGFTWAGSGLLSADGFLGTTFGAGFGDFAGGMIVHGMGGIAGLTAAWILGPRLNRFNEDGSVNVIPGHSITFAVLGTLLLCFGWYGFNVGTQATILDPETGEFMGAALGRVALTTTLGMAAGAIGASAFSLYKTGKVDTLYVANGMLAGLVGITSNTNAIVWWAAPIIGFLAGAQLPLVFGFVEKRLHIDDVCAVFPVHGSAGVLGALLLPFFTVGEAGGWVISTDLILPQVVGVLVIAGWTILATAAVFGALKAVGQARVTREHELEGLDIAEHGVETYPEFGIGEEPVSTSVRTDGGVVRSDGGAPNRGGIKMVVAYIRPDRLSAVKQSLVEAGAPSITVTNVSGRGSQPAKKGQWRGEEYVVDLHQKVKIECVVAEIPAEDVATAIRDAAMTGEKGDGKVFVMPVEQALQIRTGTSGVDAV is encoded by the coding sequence ATGAGCGTCGCGATGCAGGCGGACGTCGCGGCCATCGCCGACAGTATCAACGCGGTGTGGGTGCTGACGGTCACCTTCCTCATCTTCTTCATGCACGCCGGGTTCGCCATGCTGGAGGCGGGGCAGGTCCGCTCGAAGAACGTCGCCAACCAGCTGACGAAGAACATGCTGACGTGGAGCGTCGGCGTGACGGTGTTCTTCCTCGTCGGACAGGGCGTCGGGAACGTCGTCGGCGGGAACGCCGCCCCGTTCGGCTACGTCAACGACCCGAACGCGTGGGTCGGCTGGCTGTTCGGTGCGGTGTTCGCCATGACGGCCGCCACCATCGTCTCCGGGGCGGTGGCGGGCCGGGCGAAACTGCGCGCGTACGTCACCTACACCATCGTCCTGGCGGCGGTCATCTACCCGGTCGTCCTCGGGTTCACGTGGGCCGGGTCGGGTCTGCTCTCCGCCGACGGCTTCCTCGGCACGACGTTCGGGGCCGGCTTCGGCGACTTCGCGGGCGGCATGATCGTCCACGGGATGGGCGGCATCGCCGGCCTGACCGCGGCGTGGATCCTCGGCCCGCGGCTCAACCGGTTCAACGAGGACGGGTCGGTCAACGTCATCCCCGGCCACTCCATCACGTTCGCGGTGCTGGGGACGCTGCTGCTCTGCTTCGGCTGGTACGGCTTCAACGTCGGCACGCAGGCGACCATCCTCGACCCGGAGACGGGCGAGTTCATGGGCGCGGCGCTCGGCCGCGTCGCGCTGACGACGACGCTCGGGATGGCCGCCGGGGCCATCGGCGCGAGCGCGTTCTCGCTGTACAAGACCGGCAAGGTCGACACGCTGTACGTCGCCAACGGGATGCTCGCGGGTCTCGTCGGCATCACGTCGAACACCAACGCCATCGTCTGGTGGGCCGCACCCATCATCGGCTTCCTCGCGGGTGCGCAGCTCCCGCTCGTGTTCGGCTTCGTCGAGAAGCGCCTGCACATCGACGACGTCTGTGCGGTGTTCCCGGTCCACGGGAGCGCGGGCGTCCTCGGGGCGCTCCTCCTGCCGTTCTTCACGGTCGGTGAGGCCGGCGGCTGGGTCATCAGCACCGACCTCATCCTCCCGCAGGTCGTCGGCGTGCTGGTCATCGCCGGGTGGACGATTCTCGCCACGGCGGCCGTGTTCGGCGCGCTCAAGGCCGTCGGGCAAGCGCGGGTCACGCGCGAACACGAACTCGAAGGGCTCGACATCGCCGAACACGGCGTGGAGACGTACCCCGAGTTCGGCATCGGCGAGGAACCCGTCAGCACCAGCGTCCGCACCGACGGCGGCGTGGTCCGCTCGGACGGTGGCGCACCCAACCGGGGAGGCATCAAGATGGTCGTCGCGTACATCCGGCCCGACCGGCTGAGTGCGGTCAAGCAGTCGCTGGTCGAGGCCGGAGCGCCCTCCATCACGGTGACGAACGTCTCCGGCCGTGGCTCGCAGCCTGCGAAGAAGGGCCAGTGGCGCGGCGAGGAGTACGTCGTCGACCTGCACCAGAAGGTGAAGATAGAGTGCGTCGTCGCCGAGATTCCCGCCGAGGACGTCGCCACCGCCATCCGCGATGCGGCGATGACCGGCGAGAAGGGCGACGGGAAGGTGTTCGTCATGCCCGTCGAGCAGGCGCTCCAGATTCGCACCGGGACGTCCGGCGTCGACGCGGTCTGA
- the hemL gene encoding glutamate-1-semialdehyde 2,1-aminomutase has product MARNRENSRALYDRALSVMPAGVNSSVRATQPYPTFVRSGDGAHVIDHDGNRYLDYVMGYGPLLLGHDMPESVAAAVQRAASEGPMYGAPTEVEVDLAEFVVRHVPSVEMIRFVNSGTEATVSAVRLARGHTGRNKIVVMQGGYHGAQESTLVEGDAEHPRPSTSGIPQSFAEHTLPVPFNDEEALREVFERHGDDIACVLTEPILGNSGIVMPEEGYHEAIRETCDEYGALYVLDEVITGFRVGGLGCAQGKFGVTPDVTTFGKIVGGGFPVGAIGGRSEIIEQFSPSGDVFQSGTFSGHPVTMAAGLATLEFCAENDVYDHVNALGERLREGLTDIVADRAPEYTVVGTDSMFKVVFGRANTGPQSDCCSAGCRQDPTCERSPDCPKTGADVADGETQRWDRLFRPFMEEQGILLPANQMESQFVSYAHTEADIEETLEAYEAFFS; this is encoded by the coding sequence ATGGCTCGCAATCGCGAGAACTCTCGCGCGCTGTACGACCGGGCGCTCTCGGTCATGCCCGCCGGCGTCAACTCCTCGGTCCGGGCGACCCAGCCGTACCCGACGTTCGTCCGGTCGGGCGACGGCGCGCACGTCATCGACCACGACGGCAACCGCTACCTCGACTACGTGATGGGCTACGGGCCGCTCCTGCTCGGCCACGACATGCCCGAGTCGGTCGCCGCGGCGGTCCAGCGCGCCGCCAGCGAGGGGCCGATGTACGGCGCACCCACCGAGGTCGAGGTCGACCTCGCGGAGTTCGTCGTCCGGCACGTCCCGAGCGTGGAGATGATCCGCTTCGTCAACTCGGGGACCGAGGCGACCGTCTCGGCCGTCCGCCTCGCCCGCGGCCACACCGGCCGGAACAAGATCGTCGTCATGCAGGGCGGCTACCACGGTGCCCAGGAGTCGACGCTCGTCGAGGGCGACGCCGAGCACCCGCGCCCGTCGACCAGCGGCATCCCCCAGTCGTTCGCCGAGCACACGCTCCCCGTCCCGTTCAACGACGAGGAGGCGCTCCGCGAGGTGTTCGAGCGCCACGGCGACGACATCGCCTGCGTGCTGACCGAACCCATCCTCGGCAACTCGGGCATCGTGATGCCCGAGGAGGGCTATCACGAGGCCATCCGGGAGACCTGCGACGAGTACGGCGCGCTGTACGTCCTCGACGAGGTCATCACGGGGTTCCGCGTCGGCGGCCTGGGCTGCGCCCAGGGGAAGTTCGGCGTCACGCCCGACGTCACGACGTTCGGCAAGATCGTCGGCGGTGGGTTCCCGGTCGGCGCTATCGGCGGGAGAAGCGAGATCATCGAGCAGTTCTCGCCGTCGGGCGACGTCTTCCAGTCGGGGACGTTCTCGGGCCACCCCGTCACGATGGCGGCGGGCCTCGCCACGCTGGAGTTCTGCGCCGAGAACGACGTCTACGACCACGTGAACGCGCTCGGCGAGCGGTTGCGCGAGGGACTGACCGACATCGTCGCCGACCGCGCGCCCGAGTACACCGTCGTCGGGACGGACTCGATGTTCAAGGTCGTCTTCGGCCGGGCGAACACCGGCCCGCAGAGCGACTGCTGTTCGGCCGGGTGTCGGCAGGACCCGACGTGCGAGCGCTCCCCCGACTGCCCGAAGACGGGGGCCGACGTGGCCGACGGCGAGACGCAGCGCTGGGACCGGCTGTTCCGGCCGTTCATGGAGGAGCAGGGCATCCTGCTTCCCGCGAACCAGATGGAGAGCCAGTTCGTCAGCTACGCCCACACCGAAGCCGACATCGAGGAGACGCTGGAGGCCTACGAGGCGTTCTTCTCGTAG
- the cobA gene encoding uroporphyrinogen-III C-methyltransferase: MGGSTPDESEATGATGTVYLVGSGPGDPDLLTVKARRLLEEADVVLHDKLPGPEILGSIPEGKREDVGKRAGGDRTSQEYTNDRLVELAREGKSVVRLKGGDPFVFGRGGEEAEHLAANEIPFEVVPGVTSAVGGPAVAGIPVTHRDHASSVTFVTGHEDPTKEESAVDWAALAATGGTLVVLMGVGKLPDYTAALRAAGMDAATPVALVERATWPDQRVATGTLETIVEVRDREDISPPAITVVGEVAATRETLAEFMRNGTSDGPAQEGDDQ, encoded by the coding sequence ATGGGCGGGTCGACTCCTGACGAGTCCGAGGCGACGGGCGCGACGGGCACCGTCTATCTCGTCGGCAGCGGCCCCGGCGACCCGGACCTGCTGACGGTGAAGGCTCGCCGTCTGCTGGAGGAGGCGGACGTGGTCCTCCACGACAAACTTCCGGGACCGGAGATCCTCGGGTCGATTCCCGAGGGCAAGCGCGAGGACGTGGGCAAGCGCGCCGGCGGCGACCGGACGAGCCAGGAGTACACGAACGACCGCCTCGTCGAACTCGCGCGCGAGGGAAAGTCGGTGGTACGGTTGAAGGGCGGCGACCCGTTCGTCTTCGGCCGCGGCGGCGAGGAGGCCGAACACCTCGCCGCGAACGAGATACCCTTCGAGGTGGTGCCGGGCGTCACCAGCGCCGTCGGCGGCCCCGCCGTCGCGGGCATCCCCGTCACCCACCGCGACCACGCCTCCAGCGTGACGTTCGTGACGGGCCACGAGGACCCCACCAAGGAGGAGTCGGCCGTCGACTGGGCGGCCCTCGCCGCGACGGGCGGCACGCTCGTCGTGCTGATGGGCGTCGGCAAACTCCCCGACTACACCGCCGCGCTCCGGGCGGCCGGGATGGACGCGGCGACGCCCGTCGCACTCGTCGAGCGCGCGACGTGGCCCGACCAGCGCGTCGCGACCGGCACCCTGGAGACCATCGTCGAGGTGCGGGACCGGGAGGACATCTCGCCGCCCGCCATTACGGTCGTCGGCGAGGTGGCGGCGACGCGCGAGACGCTCGCCGAGTTCATGCGCAACGGCACGTCGGACGGGCCAGCACAGGAGGGCGACGACCAGTGA
- a CDS encoding uroporphyrinogen-III synthase — protein MSDDGVSETAATATDATADDDRPRVAVFRPADERLDRAVELLDSLGVRPVGDPMLAVAPTGVAPREDADYAILTSKTGVELVAEAGWRFDGTLCAIGESTASALRDAGYAVDVVPEVFSSAGLVETLADRVSGTRVEVARSDHGSAVLTDGLNDAGAFVHETVLYRLTRPPDSGESVALAARGDLDAALFTSSLTVEHFLDAAAERGIHEDALAGLDAAVVGTIGDPTRTVAEAAGIDVDVVPETADFETMARAVVATLTG, from the coding sequence GTGAGCGACGACGGTGTCTCGGAGACGGCCGCGACCGCGACCGACGCCACCGCGGACGACGACCGCCCGCGCGTGGCCGTGTTCCGACCGGCCGACGAGCGACTGGACCGGGCGGTCGAACTGCTCGACTCGCTGGGCGTCCGACCGGTGGGTGACCCGATGCTCGCCGTCGCGCCGACGGGGGTCGCGCCCCGCGAGGACGCCGACTACGCCATCCTCACGAGCAAGACCGGGGTCGAACTCGTCGCGGAGGCGGGGTGGCGGTTCGACGGGACGCTCTGTGCCATCGGCGAGTCGACCGCGAGCGCGCTCCGTGACGCGGGCTACGCCGTCGACGTGGTCCCCGAGGTGTTCTCCTCTGCGGGGCTGGTCGAGACGCTGGCCGACCGCGTCTCGGGTACCCGCGTCGAGGTGGCCCGGAGCGACCACGGCTCTGCGGTGCTCACCGACGGCCTGAACGACGCGGGCGCGTTCGTCCACGAGACGGTCCTCTATCGGCTCACGCGCCCGCCCGACTCCGGCGAGTCGGTGGCGCTCGCGGCACGTGGCGACCTCGACGCGGCGCTGTTCACCTCCTCGCTCACCGTCGAGCACTTCCTCGACGCGGCCGCCGAGCGAGGGATCCACGAAGACGCCCTCGCGGGACTGGACGCGGCCGTCGTCGGCACCATCGGCGACCCGACGCGGACGGTCGCCGAGGCCGCCGGCATCGACGTCGACGTCGTCCCCGAGACGGCCGACTTCGAGACCATGGCGCGCGCCGTCGTCGCCACGCTCACGGGATAG